A window from Anser cygnoides isolate HZ-2024a breed goose chromosome 1, Taihu_goose_T2T_genome, whole genome shotgun sequence encodes these proteins:
- the FGF23 gene encoding fibroblast growth factor 23, whose translation MPQTSPYSRLEHMLLVLCSLKATVAFPNSSPLLNPSWGNGDRLMHLYTSSERNSFHLQINADGYIDGVPHQTIYSALMIKSEGAGCVIITGVKSGRYLCMDMKGNIFGSHYFSQEDCVFNHRTLENGYDVYQSPKHNFLVSLGRVKQAFFPGMNLPPYSQFLSRRNEIPLFRFNTPEPHRNTRSADIDPMDPHQILVPQRKVSALGSQLQLQTDFSHVPREPMRINQNDVVNPDDPHAMMDARRYASPRFYITR comes from the exons ATGCCACAGACTAGTCCCTACAGCCGCCTGGAGCACATGCTGCTTGTACTCTGTAGCCTGAAGGCTACAGTCGCCTTTCCCAACTCCTCTCCACTGCTGAATCCCAGCTGGGGGAATGGAGATCGCCTGATGCACCTGTATACATCTTCAGAGAGGAACAGCTTCCATCTCCAAATCAATGCTGATGGCTACATTGATGGTGTTCCTCATCAAACCATATACA GTGCCTTAATGATCAAGTCTGAGGGTGCTGGCTGTGTAATAATCACAGGTGTGAAGAGTGGACGCTACCTATGCATGGACATGAAAGGAAACATCTTTGGATCG cactacTTCAGTCAAGAGGACTGTGTGTTCAACCATAGGACACTGGAAAATGGATATGATGTGTACCAATCTCCCAAGCACAACTTTCTGGTTAGCTTAGGCAGAGTTAAACAAGCTTTCTTCCCTGGTATGAATCTACCACCGTACTCCCAGTTTTTGTCCAGGAGAAATGAAATCCCTTTGTTTCGATTCAACACACCTGAGCCCCACAGAAACACTAGAAGTGCAGATATTGATCCAATGGATCCTCACCAGATCCTGGTCCCACAGAGAAAGGTCTCTGCATTAGGATCTCAGCTGCAGCTACAAACAGACTTTTCCCACGTGCCCAGGGAACCCATGAGAATCAATCAGAATGATGTGGTCAACCCAGATGACCCACATGCCATGATGGATGCCAGGAGGTACGCAAGTCCTCGCTTTTATATTACAAGATAA